A single genomic interval of Cloacibacillus sp. harbors:
- a CDS encoding LuxR C-terminal-related transcriptional regulator, protein MKKYIQKAGRLYLKDDLQHAMQDILKYPLTFIEAGPGFGKTTAVNEYLENNAPDHETYWHTFLGEPTDKAWKALCALISRAAPATGKYLQKLAAPSLDTLYEITSMMHTLKCAKNTVIVADNYQLAAFAIPIRLLYALSLHGCEKLHIVVISHPISEENLTFAANPHMLHIQQERFVFSEQDVIKWFAYCGAQLSEEEAGLLMRTTDGWAAALRLQMESRLATGCIKDAHGIFGLLESAIWDKLTAKRKKELLCLCLPESFTAAQAAVMTGKARLTEEDRRWLSHLLFCRYDGQNKTYLLHSLLREYLQEKFSAESASFCAEAKRRAADGCAAAGDILSASRFYSEIKEYASLLSVIEKCLNVSEIIWYAGAELFDDIRDNCPAEILDAHPELMVKICMGAFTSGRYELSASYYKLMGEIIARITARDAQYGRALSGELELFKFLMAFNDIPKMCEAHECAWEILRGPAKFLSFKTTWTFGVSSVACMFWRESGKLDQETHEVRAGMPRYYSLTKGHGMGAADAMEADAALLRGEDQLAEERAIRTLYLAEQNAQDSISFCAELTLVRVAILRGDAAKYADFTGRINRRAFESADHYSMKTAELCIGFIAAELRTESLCPESIRNPLSIISSIAAPALPFAHIAVAKYLLDTDLAHFRALIGSFTATTERFHMLLPKVYFLIYTAIEREASSDAAAAKKALNEALDIALPDRVYMPFAENYPAIQKILTEALRERGEEEAKKILRLGERLAAGIKKIKSSDRENSDLTTRELQVALLLKDGMTTKAAAAALCMSDSNVRSVKKRIYSKLGIHSKIELLKKDI, encoded by the coding sequence AGCCCTCTGCGCGCTCATAAGCCGCGCCGCTCCCGCCACCGGCAAATACCTGCAAAAACTGGCCGCCCCCAGCCTCGACACACTTTACGAAATAACCTCCATGATGCACACCCTAAAATGCGCCAAAAACACCGTCATCGTCGCAGACAACTATCAGCTCGCCGCCTTTGCCATACCTATCCGGCTGCTCTACGCGCTCTCGCTGCACGGCTGCGAAAAACTGCACATCGTCGTCATCTCCCATCCAATAAGCGAAGAAAACCTGACCTTCGCGGCAAACCCGCACATGCTGCACATCCAGCAGGAACGCTTTGTCTTTAGCGAACAGGACGTAATAAAGTGGTTCGCCTACTGCGGCGCGCAGCTCAGCGAGGAAGAGGCGGGCCTCCTCATGCGTACCACCGACGGATGGGCCGCCGCGCTCCGCCTCCAAATGGAAAGCCGCCTCGCCACAGGCTGCATAAAAGACGCCCACGGCATCTTCGGCCTTCTCGAATCGGCTATATGGGACAAACTTACAGCAAAAAGAAAAAAAGAACTGCTCTGCCTCTGCCTGCCGGAGAGCTTCACCGCAGCGCAGGCCGCGGTAATGACAGGCAAAGCGCGCCTCACCGAAGAAGACCGGCGCTGGCTCTCGCACCTGCTCTTCTGCCGTTATGACGGACAAAATAAAACCTACCTCCTGCACTCCCTGCTTAGGGAATATCTACAGGAAAAATTCTCCGCCGAAAGCGCCTCATTCTGCGCCGAAGCGAAACGCCGCGCCGCTGACGGGTGCGCGGCGGCCGGAGATATACTCTCCGCCTCGCGCTTCTACAGCGAAATAAAAGAATACGCCTCACTGCTCTCAGTGATAGAAAAATGCCTCAACGTCTCCGAAATTATATGGTACGCGGGAGCGGAACTCTTCGACGACATACGCGACAACTGCCCCGCGGAAATACTCGACGCCCACCCGGAACTGATGGTAAAAATCTGCATGGGCGCCTTCACTTCGGGCCGCTATGAACTCTCCGCCAGCTACTATAAGCTCATGGGCGAAATAATAGCGCGCATCACAGCACGCGACGCGCAGTACGGCCGCGCCCTGAGCGGCGAGCTTGAACTCTTCAAATTCCTCATGGCCTTCAACGACATCCCCAAAATGTGCGAAGCGCACGAATGCGCATGGGAGATACTCAGAGGCCCAGCAAAATTCCTCTCATTCAAAACCACATGGACCTTCGGCGTTTCCTCAGTCGCCTGCATGTTTTGGCGCGAAAGCGGAAAACTCGACCAGGAAACGCACGAGGTGCGCGCCGGAATGCCCCGCTACTACAGCCTCACAAAAGGCCACGGCATGGGAGCCGCGGACGCCATGGAAGCCGACGCAGCACTGCTTCGCGGAGAAGACCAGCTTGCAGAAGAACGCGCCATAAGGACCCTATACCTCGCGGAGCAAAACGCGCAGGACAGCATCTCCTTCTGCGCCGAACTCACGCTTGTGCGCGTCGCGATACTGCGCGGCGACGCCGCCAAATACGCAGACTTCACAGGCAGGATAAACAGGCGCGCCTTCGAAAGCGCCGACCACTACAGCATGAAAACAGCGGAACTTTGCATCGGCTTCATAGCGGCGGAACTTCGGACAGAAAGCCTCTGCCCCGAAAGCATAAGAAACCCGCTCTCCATCATCAGCTCCATCGCCGCCCCAGCGCTGCCCTTTGCGCACATAGCCGTAGCAAAATATCTGCTCGACACAGACCTCGCCCATTTCCGGGCGTTAATAGGCTCCTTCACCGCAACGACGGAACGCTTCCACATGCTCCTCCCGAAAGTATACTTCCTCATATACACCGCCATAGAAAGAGAAGCCTCCTCCGACGCCGCCGCGGCAAAAAAAGCGCTGAACGAAGCGCTCGACATAGCGCTGCCAGACCGCGTATACATGCCATTTGCCGAAAACTACCCGGCCATCCAAAAAATATTGACAGAAGCTCTCCGTGAACGCGGCGAAGAAGAGGCAAAAAAAATTCTGCGCCTCGGCGAAAGGCTTGCCGCGGGGATAAAAAAAATCAAAAGCAGCGACAGAGAAAACAGCGACCTCACCACAAGAGAGCTGCAGGTAGCGCTGCTCCTAAAAGACGGCATGACCACAAAAGCAGCAGCCGCCGCCCTCTGCATGAGCGACTCAAACGTCCGTTCCGTCAAAAAAAGGATATACTCAAAACTCGGCATCCACTCAAAAATAGAGCTGCTCAAAAAAGATATATAA